The proteins below come from a single Sorghum bicolor cultivar BTx623 chromosome 4, Sorghum_bicolor_NCBIv3, whole genome shotgun sequence genomic window:
- the LOC8081929 gene encoding zinc finger protein 8 has protein sequence MAKPQEVRSVDSFSQLPFIRPAPAPAQPRDATIRLFGCDFSNDQQRQAKQQQDAASDSPDNANGSTVTSESNGGAKSGGAAAAAAAAAAAERKFECHYCCRNFPTSQALGGHQNAHKRERQHAKRAHLQASLAMHRYVPGHMYGLFNYHHHHLGGGGGGRFVDHPGAPPPLPLPLPPPPPAHYPMWTSASPAGPYGGGGPGSMSQPINGSPVPAGLWRVPPPAATTTTAMENFGMSGRHGAGGTAIIQPTLVGPAGGEAAACKEEKAAMSLLSPSPSLSSCSSTSPEKKLGRCELGHQKESVSLDLHL, from the coding sequence ATGGCGAAGCCGCAGGAGGTGCGCAGCGTCGACTCCTTCTCGCAGCTGCCGTTCATCCGGCCGGCCCCGGCGCCGGCGCAGCCGAGGGACGCCACCATCCGGCTGTTCGGCTGCGACTTCTCCAACGACCAGCAGCGGCAGGCCAAGCAGCAGCAAGACGCCGCGTCCGACTCCCCCGACAACGCCAACGGCAGCACGGTCACGTCCGAGAGCAACGGCGGCGCCAAGAGCGGCGGCGCGgctgcggcggccgcggccgctgcGGCCGCCGAGAGGAAGTTCGAGTGCCACTACTGCTGCCGCAACTTCCCGACGTCGCAGGCGCTGGGCGGGCACCAGAACGCGCACAAGCGGGAGCGGCAGCACGCCAAGAGGGCCCACCTCCAGGCCTCCCTCGCCATGCACCGCTACGTGCCCGGCCACATGTACGGCCTCTTCaactaccaccaccaccacctcggcggcggcggcggcggccgcttcGTCGACCACCcgggcgcgccgccgccgcttccgcTACCGCtgccgcccccgccgccggcGCACTACCCGATGTGGACGAGCGCCAGCCCCGCTGGGCCCTACGGCGGCGGTGGCCCAGGCTCCATGTCGCAGCCAATCAACGGCAGCCCGGTGCCGGCGGGGCTCTGGAGGGTGCCGCCCCCTGCTGCGACAACCACTACTGCCATGGAGAATTTCGGCATGTCCGGCCGGCACGGCGCTGGTGGCACGGCTATCATCCAGCCTACCCTGGTCGGGCCGGCTGGTGGGGAGGCGGCTGCATGCAAGGAGGAGAAGGCGGCGATGAGCTTGTTGTCCCCCTCGCCCTCGCTCTCCTCTTGCTCGTCCacgtcgccggagaagaagctaGGTAGGTGTGAATTGGGCCACCAGAAGGAGAGCGTTAGCTTGGATCTCCATTTGTAA